A region from the Lolium perenne isolate Kyuss_39 chromosome 4, Kyuss_2.0, whole genome shotgun sequence genome encodes:
- the LOC127291830 gene encoding uncharacterized protein, with product MSRRYSSSASPLEDEDLLQEILLRLPPMPSSLPRASLVCKSWRSILSDTRFLSRFRKHHRVPPLLGFFQGKPSWRNYIFTSILEPPDRVPAARFMVPLSLSMHWGFMGCPQGLIVMFKESSCETVVCDPLTGQQHRVASPPVMNLDDGECWDTATVLCADAEDGHVHGDCFSSPFKLVLICEGYLRAFLCLYDSVSGVWGDVVSTTTTTICQNLFLRPGILAGNALCWGIGGGHILAFDLETQSLGVIEKPTDAHVTGDVLEVSCFQPLRMENGGLGLAVLSEFTVQLWARSICDGVVGWVLQKTILLEGLLPQEVHSHDGPAHFVGYDEDANMVVLSTMIGNFTLQLDSMLIRHIIRRNEMCYNSFYPYRNFYTAGRRVEWNWLDLKTEL from the exons ATGAGCCGCCGCTATTCCTCGTCAGCGTCCCCGCTGGAAGACGAAGACCTACTCCAAgaaatcctcctccgcctccctccgatGCCATCCTCGCTCCCTCGCGCCTCCCTCGTCTGCAAGAGTTGGCGCAGCATCCTCTCCGACACCCGCTTCCTCAGCCGCTTCCGCAAACACCACCGGGTACCTCCCCTGCTCGGCTTCTTCCAAGGGAAGCCCAGCTGGCGGAACTACATCTTCACTTCCATCCTAGAGCCGCCCGACCGCGTCCCTGCCGCTCGCTTCATGGTGCCGCTGAGCCTCAGTATGCACTGGGGCTTCATGGGCTGCCCCCAGGGCCTCATTGTCATGTTCAAAGAATCATCGTGCGAGACTGTAGTGTGTGATCCCCTCACTGGCCAACAGCACCGCGTGGCTTCTCCGCCAGTGATGAACTTGGACGACGGGGAGTGCTGGGACACCGCTACGGTGCTATGCGCTGACGCCGAAGATGGGCATGTGCACGGCGATTGCTTCTCTAGCCCATTCAAATTGGTCTTGATCTGCGAGGGATACTTGCGGGCATTCCTTTGCCTCTACGACTCTGTGTCTGGTGTATGGGGAGATGTTGTCTCTACAACGACTACAACTATATGTCAGAATCTTTTTTTAAGGCCTGGCATCCTAGCCGGGAATGCACTTTGCTGGGGTATTGGGGGAGGTCACATCCTTGCATTTGATTTGGAAACGCAGAGCCTTGGCGTGATCGAGAAGCCAACAGATGCCCATGTTACGGGCGACGTACTTGAGGTCTCTTGTTTTCAGCCCTTACGGATGGAGAATGGTGGACTTGGCTTGGCTGTTTTGTCGGAATTCACTGTCCAATTGTGGGCGAGATCTATCTGCGATGGTGTTGTTGGATGGGTGTTGCAGAAAACTATATTGCTGGAGGGGCTCCTTCCACAGGAAGTGCATAGTCACGACGGACCCGCACATTTCGTGGGCTATGATGAGGATGCAAATATGGTTGTTCTTAGTACAATGATTGGTAACTTTACGCTCCAACTTGACTCAATGTTGATCAGACATATTATCAGAAGAAATGAAATGTGTTATAACAGCTTTTATCCCTACAGAAATTTCTATACTGCAG GCAGGAGAGTTGAGTGGAACTGGTTGGATCTGAAAACAGAACTGTGA